One genomic window of Comamonas serinivorans includes the following:
- a CDS encoding peptidoglycan DD-metalloendopeptidase family protein — protein sequence MNAGFRSAWNGVALAAMLAAIAGCSSSPTRAPVEDRGQTAGAAPAPTVNQVDPRSLPGYENMGKPGYYTVQRGDTVRKIALDHGQNWRDVIRWNAHVVPDPNAIEVGQVLRVSPPPGAAPSAPVVAAAPAPAPSVSELPAAGSASPAPAPTQPRATGGEEVAFIWPASGSIIAGYDEAKNKGIDIAGKAGDPVVAAADGKVVYAGSGLRGYGQLIILKHNNTYLTAYAHNRALLVKEDQSVTKGQKIAEMGNTDADRVKLHFEVRRQGKPTDPSRYLPAR from the coding sequence ATGAACGCAGGCTTTCGATCAGCTTGGAACGGGGTGGCCTTGGCGGCCATGTTGGCCGCAATTGCGGGGTGCAGCTCCAGCCCCACACGCGCCCCAGTGGAAGATCGCGGACAGACGGCGGGCGCAGCGCCCGCGCCGACGGTCAATCAGGTTGATCCCCGCAGCTTGCCCGGCTACGAAAACATGGGCAAGCCCGGTTACTACACTGTGCAGCGCGGCGACACCGTGCGCAAGATCGCGCTCGACCACGGCCAGAACTGGCGCGATGTGATCCGCTGGAACGCCCACGTGGTGCCCGATCCGAACGCCATCGAAGTGGGCCAGGTCCTGCGCGTGTCGCCGCCGCCCGGTGCCGCCCCGAGTGCACCGGTCGTGGCCGCCGCGCCTGCCCCGGCGCCCAGCGTGAGCGAGTTGCCTGCGGCCGGCTCGGCTTCGCCGGCGCCTGCGCCCACGCAGCCGCGCGCCACGGGGGGCGAAGAAGTCGCCTTCATCTGGCCCGCGTCGGGCAGCATCATTGCCGGCTACGACGAAGCCAAGAACAAGGGCATCGACATCGCCGGCAAGGCGGGCGACCCCGTGGTGGCCGCGGCAGACGGCAAGGTGGTGTATGCGGGCTCCGGCCTGCGCGGCTACGGCCAGCTCATCATCCTCAAGCACAACAACACCTACCTGACGGCCTATGCGCACAACCGCGCCCTGCTGGTCAAGGAAGACCAGTCCGTGACCAAGGGCCAGAAGATCGCCGAAATGGGCAACACCGATGCCGACCGCGTGAAGCTGCATTTCGAGGTTCGCCGCCAGGGCAAGCCCACCGATCCGTCGCGCTACCTGCCGGCGCGCTGA
- a CDS encoding protein-L-isoaspartate(D-aspartate) O-methyltransferase, whose protein sequence is MNEPQRPRFPARLDLGGKPAAQAPTASARPRPAPAPGAAPPAWPPGFALPTVSGDRAAPRQRLLQLLAQQGVQDLAVLTAMGKVERHRFIDPALEGQAYEDTSLPIGLGQTISKPGVVARMLSLLREGHSGRLGRVLEIGTGCGYQAAVLSELATEVYSMERLRAMHDKARENLRTLRIPNIHLLMGDGNLGYPQGAPYAAIISAAGGDAIPQTWLAQLAVGGRLVAPTVTGPGTQSLMVVERTPQGFTQRVLEAVLFVPLKSGVA, encoded by the coding sequence ATGAACGAGCCTCAGCGTCCCCGCTTTCCGGCGCGGCTCGATCTGGGGGGCAAGCCGGCGGCGCAGGCGCCCACGGCGAGTGCTCGGCCGCGCCCCGCGCCCGCGCCAGGCGCAGCGCCCCCCGCCTGGCCGCCGGGTTTCGCGCTGCCGACCGTCTCGGGCGACCGGGCGGCGCCGCGCCAGCGTCTGCTGCAGCTGCTGGCGCAGCAGGGCGTTCAGGACCTGGCGGTGCTGACGGCCATGGGCAAGGTCGAGCGCCACCGCTTCATCGATCCCGCGCTGGAGGGTCAGGCCTACGAAGACACGTCGCTGCCGATCGGCCTGGGCCAGACCATCTCCAAACCCGGTGTGGTGGCGCGCATGCTGAGCCTGCTGCGCGAGGGCCACAGCGGCCGGCTCGGGCGCGTGCTCGAAATCGGTACCGGATGCGGCTACCAGGCGGCCGTGCTCAGCGAGCTGGCGACCGAGGTCTACAGCATGGAGCGCCTGCGCGCCATGCACGACAAGGCGCGCGAAAACCTGCGCACGCTGCGCATCCCCAACATCCACCTCCTGATGGGTGACGGCAACCTGGGCTACCCCCAGGGCGCACCGTATGCCGCCATCATTTCGGCCGCCGGGGGCGATGCCATTCCCCAGACCTGGCTGGCGCAGCTCGCCGTGGGCGGACGCCTCGTGGCCCCCACCGTCACGGGGCCGGGTACACAGTCGTTGATGGTGGTGGAGCGCACGCCGCAGGGCTTTACCCAGCGCGTTCTCGAGGCCGTTTTGTTCGTCCCTTTAAAATCCGGGGTTGCTTGA
- the surE gene encoding 5'/3'-nucleotidase SurE — protein sequence MKILLSNDDGHQALGLMALFAALKDIADVEVVAPEHNNSAKSNALTLNAPLYVHQAGEGVRYVNGTPADCVHIALTGLLDYTPDLVISGINNGANMGDDTIYSGTVGAAMEGYLFGIPAIAFSLVDKGWPHLDTAVAAAKALIQDLAPMVARRKHEHRVPPPWLLNVNVPSVPLGDLQPPKICRLGRRHSAERVIQQLSPRGDTMYWIGAAGATMDGAPGTDFHATAQGHVAITPLMVDLTAHQDLAYWSQALHSMRSPSQQQT from the coding sequence ATGAAGATCTTGTTGAGCAATGACGATGGCCACCAGGCCTTGGGCCTGATGGCCTTGTTCGCCGCGCTCAAGGACATCGCCGACGTGGAGGTGGTGGCCCCCGAGCACAACAACAGCGCCAAGTCGAACGCGCTGACGCTGAACGCGCCGCTGTACGTGCATCAGGCCGGTGAGGGCGTGCGCTACGTGAACGGCACGCCTGCCGATTGCGTGCACATCGCGCTCACGGGCTTGCTCGACTACACGCCCGACCTCGTGATTTCGGGGATCAACAACGGCGCCAACATGGGTGACGACACCATCTATTCGGGCACCGTGGGCGCGGCCATGGAGGGCTACCTGTTCGGCATCCCGGCGATCGCGTTTTCGCTGGTCGACAAGGGCTGGCCCCACCTCGACACGGCCGTGGCCGCCGCCAAGGCGCTGATACAGGACCTGGCCCCCATGGTGGCGCGACGCAAGCACGAGCACCGCGTGCCGCCGCCGTGGCTGCTCAACGTCAACGTGCCCAGCGTGCCGCTGGGCGACTTGCAGCCGCCCAAGATCTGCCGCCTGGGCCGGCGGCACAGCGCTGAGCGCGTGATTCAGCAGCTGAGCCCGCGCGGCGACACCATGTACTGGATCGGTGCCGCCGGGGCCACCATGGATGGCGCACCCGGCACCGATTTCCACGCCACGGCGCAAGGCCATGTCGCCATCACGCCCTTGATGGTGGACCTCACCGCGCATCAGGACCTGGCGTATTGGTCGCAGGCCTTGCACAGCATGCGATCGCCGTCGCAGCAGCAGACATGA
- a CDS encoding NADPH:quinone oxidoreductase family protein, protein MHGWFCPNPTGVDTLEWREAPDPQPGPGQVRVRVHAASLNFPDLLIVENKYQFKPEPPFVPGSEFAGVVEAVGEGVTTLKVGQRVAALGGHGGFGTHALAMEGKCVALPDDFPFVDGAAFVMTYGTTQHALFDRGRLQAGETLLVLGAVGGVGSAAVQLGKVAGAKVIAAASTDEKCAIAKQLGADETINYSTEDLREALKRLTGGKGPDVIYDPVGDKFAEPAFRSIAWRGRYLVIGFAGGDIPKLPLNLPLLKSADIVGVFWGEYARREPEAYAKDKAELLQWYKEGKIKPLIDQTMPMHKLHDAYAYMASRGVKGKLVLVNEG, encoded by the coding sequence ATGCACGGCTGGTTCTGCCCCAATCCCACTGGCGTTGACACCCTGGAATGGCGCGAAGCGCCCGATCCACAGCCCGGCCCCGGCCAGGTGCGCGTGCGCGTGCATGCCGCCAGCCTGAATTTCCCCGACCTGCTCATCGTCGAAAACAAGTACCAGTTCAAGCCCGAGCCGCCGTTCGTGCCGGGCTCGGAATTCGCCGGCGTGGTCGAGGCCGTGGGCGAAGGGGTCACCACCCTCAAGGTGGGGCAGCGCGTGGCCGCCCTGGGCGGGCACGGCGGCTTTGGCACCCACGCCCTGGCGATGGAAGGCAAGTGCGTGGCCCTGCCCGACGACTTCCCCTTCGTCGACGGCGCGGCCTTCGTCATGACCTACGGCACCACGCAGCATGCGCTGTTCGACCGCGGCCGCCTGCAGGCCGGTGAAACGCTGCTGGTACTGGGCGCCGTGGGTGGCGTGGGTTCGGCCGCCGTGCAGCTGGGCAAGGTGGCCGGTGCCAAGGTGATCGCCGCGGCCTCGACCGACGAGAAGTGCGCCATCGCCAAGCAGCTGGGCGCCGACGAAACCATCAACTACAGCACCGAAGACCTGCGTGAAGCCCTCAAGCGCCTCACGGGCGGCAAGGGTCCGGACGTGATCTACGACCCCGTGGGCGACAAGTTCGCCGAGCCGGCCTTCCGCTCCATCGCCTGGCGTGGCCGCTACCTGGTCATCGGCTTCGCCGGTGGCGACATCCCCAAGCTGCCGCTGAACCTGCCGCTGCTCAAGAGCGCCGACATCGTGGGCGTGTTCTGGGGCGAGTACGCGCGCCGCGAACCCGAGGCCTACGCCAAGGACAAGGCCGAGCTGCTGCAGTGGTACAAGGAAGGCAAGATCAAGCCGCTGATCGACCAGACCATGCCCATGCACAAGCTGCACGACGCCTACGCCTACATGGCCTCGCGCGGCGTCAAGGGCAAACTGGTGCTGGTGAACGAAGGCTGA
- a CDS encoding MFS transporter, whose product MTQRINIRQMADDAPMGPLQKWLVALCALILLIDGYDLTVIGVALPSLMADLKIEAGAAGVLASAALVGMMLGAMVLGTLADRIGRVKAIAISVFIFSVFTAACGLATDVWTFGVLRFIAGLGLGGVVPAVTATIAEFAPRRSRSFITTAVFAAYALGGVLAALLGRSLLDSFGWQIVFYLAGLPVLLIPVLLKYLPESAAVLQSRNDQTALRALARRIVPQQALPADAEVFAPQPQQQAKVPLARLFQDGRGFSTVMLWVGFFSGLFMLYALNSWLTKLMAMAGYSLKSALMFLLLLNCGSALGSFGSGWLADRLGMKRVLTTMLVCGAVATAMLAQQMSPNMVALLVFIVGFTMSGGQGLAYAYVGQYYPVDIGATGVGMAAGVGRIGGIAAPIIIGTLIAMELPHAQNFYVIAAFGLLQALAFSLINNRVAAFSQQQQPA is encoded by the coding sequence GTGACGCAACGCATCAACATCCGGCAGATGGCCGACGACGCGCCCATGGGGCCGCTGCAGAAATGGCTGGTCGCCCTGTGCGCCCTCATCCTGCTCATCGATGGCTATGACCTCACGGTCATCGGCGTGGCCCTGCCCTCGCTGATGGCCGATCTGAAGATCGAGGCCGGCGCCGCCGGCGTGCTGGCCAGCGCCGCGCTCGTGGGCATGATGCTCGGCGCCATGGTGCTGGGCACGCTGGCCGACCGCATCGGCCGCGTGAAGGCCATCGCCATCAGCGTGTTCATTTTCAGCGTGTTCACCGCCGCTTGTGGCCTGGCCACCGACGTGTGGACCTTCGGCGTGCTGCGCTTCATCGCCGGCCTGGGCCTGGGCGGCGTGGTGCCGGCGGTCACGGCCACCATCGCCGAGTTCGCGCCACGCCGATCGCGCTCGTTCATCACCACCGCGGTGTTCGCCGCCTATGCCCTGGGCGGCGTGCTGGCCGCGCTGCTGGGCCGCTCGCTGCTGGACAGTTTCGGCTGGCAGATCGTGTTCTACCTCGCCGGCCTGCCGGTGCTGCTGATTCCCGTGCTGCTGAAGTACCTGCCCGAATCGGCCGCTGTGCTGCAAAGCCGCAACGACCAAACCGCCCTGCGCGCGCTGGCGCGACGCATCGTGCCCCAGCAGGCCCTGCCCGCCGATGCCGAGGTGTTCGCGCCGCAGCCCCAGCAACAGGCCAAGGTGCCACTGGCCCGGTTGTTCCAGGACGGCCGGGGCTTCAGCACGGTGATGCTGTGGGTGGGCTTCTTCTCGGGCCTGTTCATGCTGTATGCGCTCAACTCGTGGCTGACCAAACTCATGGCCATGGCGGGCTACAGCCTCAAATCGGCCCTCATGTTCCTGCTGCTGCTCAACTGCGGCTCGGCCCTGGGCAGCTTTGGCAGCGGCTGGCTGGCCGATCGCCTGGGCATGAAGCGCGTATTGACCACCATGCTGGTGTGCGGCGCCGTCGCCACGGCCATGCTGGCGCAGCAGATGTCCCCCAACATGGTGGCGCTGCTGGTCTTCATCGTCGGCTTCACCATGTCCGGCGGCCAGGGCCTGGCCTATGCCTATGTGGGGCAGTACTACCCGGTGGACATCGGGGCCACGGGCGTGGGCATGGCCGCCGGCGTGGGGCGCATTGGCGGCATCGCCGCGCCCATCATCATCGGCACGCTGATCGCGATGGAGCTGCCGCACGCGCAGAACTTCTACGTCATCGCCGCCTTCGGCCTGCTGCAGGCGCTGGCCTTCAGCCTCATCAACAACCGCGTGGCCGCGTTCAGCCAACAGCAACAGCCGGCCTGA
- a CDS encoding SDR family NAD(P)-dependent oxidoreductase has product MTILHGKTIVVTGAGSGIGRATARLLAQQGATVFATDLNPAGLAETAADLGDQAGAFHTLTHDVTEQADWDRVFAQVAQQANGQLHGLVNNAGIMLAGPFDQASVADLQRQYRINVEGPFMGMQGALPLMRAAVQAQGGTASIVNVSSIFGQIAGQRYAAYSASKGAILMLTKAAAVELAPDGIRVNSVHPGPTLTALGAAHEPPRDAQGRPLSRDEALAQWSSRIPMRRLGQADEIAGTIAFLLSDAAAYTSGAELVVDGAYSAC; this is encoded by the coding sequence ATGACCATCCTTCACGGCAAAACCATCGTCGTCACCGGTGCCGGCTCGGGCATCGGCCGGGCCACCGCCCGCCTGCTGGCCCAGCAGGGTGCCACCGTCTTCGCCACCGACCTGAACCCGGCCGGCCTGGCCGAAACCGCCGCCGACCTGGGTGACCAGGCCGGCGCCTTCCACACCTTGACGCACGACGTCACCGAGCAAGCCGACTGGGACCGCGTGTTCGCCCAGGTGGCGCAGCAGGCCAACGGGCAGCTGCACGGCCTGGTGAACAACGCCGGCATCATGCTCGCCGGGCCGTTCGACCAGGCCTCGGTGGCCGACCTGCAGCGCCAATACCGCATCAACGTGGAAGGCCCGTTCATGGGCATGCAGGGTGCCCTGCCCCTGATGCGCGCGGCCGTGCAGGCCCAGGGCGGCACGGCCTCCATCGTCAACGTCTCGTCCATCTTCGGCCAGATCGCCGGCCAGCGCTATGCGGCCTATTCCGCCAGCAAGGGCGCCATCCTCATGCTGACCAAGGCCGCCGCCGTGGAACTGGCGCCCGACGGCATCCGCGTCAACAGCGTGCACCCCGGCCCCACCCTCACCGCCCTGGGCGCGGCGCACGAGCCCCCGCGCGACGCGCAAGGCCGGCCCCTGAGCCGCGACGAGGCCCTGGCGCAGTGGTCCAGCCGCATCCCCATGCGGCGCCTGGGCCAGGCGGACGAGATCGCCGGCACCATCGCCTTCCTGCTCAGCGACGCGGCCGCCTACACCAGCGGCGCCGAGCTGGTCGTCGACGGCGCCTACTCGGCGTGCTGA
- a CDS encoding GFA family protein yields MTSAPTSSSTLHAGGCLCGQRRYRIAGELPAVVACHCSHCRRTSGSAYSLNLVLDEAQVSWDGLPPAAYADQPESGHTLERLFCDRCGSSLASRAGLMPGKLIVKLGSLDAPPADAPRMQVWTDSALPWAVFAGLPSAAKGR; encoded by the coding sequence ATGACTTCCGCCCCGACCTCCTCGTCCACCCTTCACGCCGGCGGCTGCCTGTGCGGCCAGCGGCGCTACCGCATCGCCGGCGAGCTGCCTGCCGTCGTCGCATGCCATTGCAGCCATTGCCGGCGCACCTCGGGCAGCGCCTACTCCCTCAACCTGGTGCTGGATGAGGCGCAGGTCAGCTGGGACGGCCTGCCACCGGCGGCCTACGCCGACCAGCCCGAATCGGGCCACACGCTGGAGCGGCTGTTCTGCGACCGCTGCGGCTCGTCGCTGGCCTCGCGCGCCGGCCTGATGCCGGGCAAGCTCATCGTCAAGCTCGGCAGCCTGGACGCCCCGCCTGCCGACGCGCCGCGCATGCAGGTCTGGACCGACTCCGCCCTGCCCTGGGCGGTGTTTGCCGGCCTGCCCAGCGCCGCCAAGGGGCGCTGA